From one uncultured Methanoregula sp. genomic stretch:
- a CDS encoding malate dehydrogenase, translating to MAKVTIIGATGNVGMFAAHAISAIPHVSEILLHGREGREALLKGISQDLGDSFAARGTDIRVNWTTNLKDIAGSDVVIITAGVARTPGQDRMDLATGNGRIIASLAREIGAIAPNTKILMVTNPVDVMTSVALKYSGLLPHQVFGLGTHLDSMRLKSLIASYFHVHVSEVHTRIIGEHGDSMVPLWSATTIGGIKISNLPEFSHLPVQDIITSVKCSGQLIIQNKGSTVYGPGEAIASLVRTVLSDENRILTVSAYIKSEVHGIGDICIGVPARINSKGVFPIAIRLDESEVIAFRESVEKIRESTKKVFASLEE from the coding sequence ATGGCAAAAGTGACCATCATCGGTGCAACCGGCAACGTCGGTATGTTTGCCGCCCATGCGATTTCAGCAATCCCCCACGTGAGTGAGATCCTTCTTCATGGCAGGGAAGGACGCGAGGCTCTTTTAAAAGGCATATCTCAGGACCTCGGGGACTCATTTGCTGCGCGGGGAACAGATATCCGGGTCAACTGGACAACAAATCTCAAAGATATTGCCGGATCAGATGTAGTAATAATCACTGCCGGAGTAGCCCGCACACCAGGTCAGGACCGGATGGATCTTGCAACCGGTAACGGGAGAATCATCGCATCTCTTGCCCGTGAGATCGGTGCAATAGCACCGAATACCAAGATTCTCATGGTAACCAATCCGGTCGATGTCATGACATCCGTTGCCCTGAAATATTCGGGGCTTCTGCCGCACCAGGTCTTTGGTCTCGGCACCCACCTGGACTCCATGCGACTCAAGTCACTCATTGCCTCTTACTTCCATGTTCACGTCAGTGAGGTTCACACGCGCATTATCGGTGAACACGGGGACAGTATGGTCCCGCTCTGGTCAGCAACAACGATAGGCGGTATCAAGATCTCGAACCTGCCGGAATTTTCGCACCTGCCGGTACAGGACATTATCACCTCTGTTAAATGCAGCGGGCAGTTAATTATCCAGAACAAAGGGTCTACGGTCTACGGGCCGGGCGAGGCAATTGCGTCCCTGGTCAGGACGGTCCTTTCCGATGAAAACCGTATCCTTACGGTATCTGCGTACATCAAGAGCGAGGTACACGGGATCGGGGATATCTGCATCGGTGTTCCAGCCCGCATCAACAGCAAAGGAGTCTTTCCTATCGCAATCCGGCTCGATGAATCGGAAGTAATTGCCTTCCGCGAATCAGTTGAGAAGATCCGGGAAAGTACGAAAAAAGTCTTTGCTTCACTGGAAGAATAA